The genomic DNA TGCACTCTGATCGCCTGCGCTATCCTCATCGATATCGGGGGCGCGTCGGTCTCGCTCGTTGTATCGGCGTCACGAACTGACGATCACCCGCTTCGCTCACCGCTGCATTACCCGGATGACCACCAGCCCCATGGACACTTCAAGTTCCGCGCCGCTGGCCAGCTACATCGACCTTCTGCTGGACGCCGTATGTGCCGTCGACGGTCAAGGGCGTTTCGTGTTTGTCAGTGCCGCCTGCGAGCGCATTTTTGGTTACACCCCGCAAGAATTGATCGGTCAGCCAATGATCGATCTGGTACACCCTGCCGACCGCCAGCGAACCCTCGAGGCGGCGCGGGAGATCATGGAGGGCGAGCCCAAACTCAATTTCGAGAACCGCTACCTGCGCAAGGACGGGCGGGTGGTGCACATCCTGTGGTCGGCACGCTGGTCGCCGGTGGACCAACTGCGCATTGCCGTGGCCCGGGACATCACCGAACGCAAGCAGGCCGAGTCCCGCCAGGCGGCGTTGTATGCGATTTCCGAGGCGGCCCATGCCGCGGCCGACTTGCTGGCGCTGTTCAAGCGCATCCACCTGATTATTGGCGAGTGGCTGCCGGCGCTGAATTTTTCGGTGGCGCTGTATGACGAACAATGTTCGCAGTTGAACTTCCCCTATCACGTCGATGATCGGGAAGGGCAGCCCGAATTGCCGGGCACGGTCACAGGGCGTTTGTGCGCCGAGGTGATTCGCAGTGGCCAGCCGATCCTCCTGACGCCCGGTTGCAGCCAGTTGCCAGCGGGGTTCGACGACCTGGTGGCGCAGCCGGACGCGCCGTGTTGGCTGGGCGTGCCGCTGAACTCACAGAGCGGCACGATTGGCGCGTTGATCGTCAAGAGTGCGCCGGACAACGAGCGCTACACCGAACAGGACAAGGAACTGCTGCAGTACGTCTGCGTACAGATCACCATCGCCATCGAGCGCAAGCAGTTGCACGCCCGCTTGCAGCACATGGCTCAGTACGATCAGTTGACCCAGGTGCCCAACCGCGAATTGCTCCGTGAACGGTTCAAGTGCGCACTGGCGACTGCCCGCGCTGCGTCCGGGCGCATGGCCTTGCTGTATATCGACCTGGACCGTTTCAAACAGGTCAACGACACCTATGGCCACGGCGTGGGCGACATGCTGTTACAGGCGGTGGCCAATCGTATCAAGGGCTGTATTCGCGACACCGACACCGTGGCGCGCATTGGCGGAGACGAGTTCGTAGTCTTGCTGCACAGCATCCAGGCCTTGGAGGATGCCCATCGCGTGCAGGAAAAAATCCGCCATGCACTGGCCCAGCCGCTGCGTCTGGACGGGCACTGTCTGAGCATCGAACCGAGCATCGGCGTGGCCTGCTTCCCCGAGCATGGCACTGAAGATGTCGCGCTGTTTCGCCACGCCGACGAGGCGATGTACGCGGCCAAGCGTCACAATCACAGGGCATTCGGCATCTGATAGCGCGTCGCCGTTCGTCGCGGCGCCAAAGTCTTTTTCAACCTTTCAAGCGTTGTCCTTTTCAGATGTCAGGCGGGCTCCGCTCGCCGGAAACATCGTCCATGATCGAACGAAGAGGTTTGAAGTGGGTCGCAGAAGTAGGAGAACCACTCTCGCGGCTGTCGACAGCTACTCAGCGGAAAGCGAAATCGGGTGGTTCTGATTCAGAGGCGGGAACCCGTCAGAACTTTTATCAGAGGAGGGCGCGACTATGAGCCGTATGGCCAGCTTCTTTCGCACCACCAGTGTCATCGTGTTGATGGGTCTGGGTGCCAACAGTGCCTGGGCCCAATCGCCTGCCGAATTCATCAACGATGCTTCAGCCAAAGGCATGGCCGATATCGAGGCCAGTCGCATGGCCCACGGAAAAGCCGAATCCAGGGAGGTCAAGGACTACACCATCATGGTGATCAACGACCGCACCACCGCTAATCAACATCTGGCGAAGATCGCCAAGAAGCTCGACTTGCCTGTCGCCCCCCGGGAGGAGGTGGCTGACAAGGCCAAGACCCTGATGCCGCAGGTCAAGGAAGGCGAGTCGTTCGAAGCCGCGTATGCCGCCAGCCAGGTCAAGGCCACCGAGGAGGCCATCGCGCAGATCCAGCAGCAGGCTCAGACCACCGAAGTGCCGGAGATCAAGGCTTTCGCCGACGAAACCCTGCCCAAGTTGCAGACCCATCTCGAAATGGCCAGGGCACTGCAGGCCAGCCGCTGATCCACATGTTGTTGCATCCTGGGCCGGGACGTTCGCGTCCCGGCTGATGTTTGCCCGCTAGATGGGGGCCTTCCAGCGCATCTGCCTCAGCACTGGTTCAGGTCCACTTTGCTGTCTTTTTCCAAACCTTCAAGGTTCTTGGCTTCGCCCTGGCCCATGGCCTGGTAATGCTTTCTCAGCGCTTCCAGTTGCTTGAGGTCCAGCGACTCGAGGCCGAGCATCGCATTCTGTGCTTCCTTGGTCGCCCGCAGCAATTCGTCCACTTTCAAATGCAAGATGTCCGTATCGCGGTTCTGCGTGTTCTGGATCAGGAACACCATGAGGAAGGTGATGATGGTGGTCGAAGTATTGATGATCAATTGCCAGGTGTCGTTGAAACCGAAGAAAGGTCCGCTGGCGGCCCACAGCGCCAACAACACGATGGCCCCCAGGAATGTCTTGGGGCTCCCCGCCCAGAGGGCCAGTTTTTGAGCGATTTTTGCGAACGTCATTGCCGTGTTTCCTTGTTGGATGCACCTGTCTGGTGTGACAGCAACGAGGCGGTGAAAATTCTACTTACATTTCAGCCGGTCCCCCACGTTCATCGTCCGGCGCGATGACAGTCGCAACCAGTGCTTCTGCCGCAGGTCCTCTGAACACCCTCTTCAATCCAATTTTATTTTGAGGCAGCTAACTACACCGGACAGGTTGTTCCCGAAAGATTCGAAGAACGGTATGAGTCCGTGCGGCATCGCCTGATAGATTTCCATCCCTTGATAAAAGCGCCGCAGATAACGAGGCTTCACCGGTAGCCCCATATGGAAAATCGCCTGGGCTATGAACTGCTTTGGGACATTGTTGTAGGTCGCCTTGCAGTTAATGTAATAGGCGCTCAATCCACAACGCTTGGCGAATTCACCAACGCTGTCCAAGATGTCCAACAGCCGTTCTTCAGATTGCAGCAGGCGACCGCCGCCTTCGACGCCGTCAAGCAATAGCCCGGGCACACCTTTGACATCTGCCACGGCAATCAGATTAATACGGCCAATGCGCCGCCCTTGATACCAGACATACAGGCGACATAAATTTGGTTCAACCAAATATCCTGGGGCATTGTTGACCGCGTAGTCACCGATACCGGTACAAGAATAAAACTCGTCGGAGCGACTGTAGTCCTGCCATGGATTTCTGTTCCAGGTACTAATGAACCCCCTCTGCCTTGATTGACGTTCCCTTAAACCCTCCCAATCCTTATCGTCAAGGAAGGTTCTGATACTTGTAATATTTTCAGGTTCTGGCGATCCAATGCTGTCTCTGGGGAAGGCCGCATCTATTATTGACTGCAAACGGGTTTCGGTGTACTCGGCATGTCGGTCGAACAATGATTTGTTCCGGTACACCAAGGTTTGCCGGGCGACTTTGTCGTAGGTCGCGTCTATCGCCTGTCCGATCAGCGTTCTGAAACGGGCGATACCCATTTCACCGCCCCAATAGTTGAACGGTAAAAACCAAGCGCCAGCATAAGCATCGGTGATATGCCTACGGGCATTGGCAAAGGCGTGTTGCTGTTCGAACCATTTATTGAAATTATCAATCGCCAACTGATACCGCATGTTTTCGATTGTTTTCGGGTCCATGAGATTTATATTGGAAAGAATCGCGGAGATCAGCCCGCCATCGAATACCCCAGGTGCATCGATATGCGAGATCAGACTCGCTGCATTCAATTGCTCAAGCGAAGCGGTGATGGTACGAACCGCCCCAACCTCCGGCAAACCATTGACCAACAGGTAATGGAAGTAGTCAACACTTCCGTCTGACAGCGCGTCAAGACGTTTGTGTACCGTCTGAATACTATGGTGTTCAAATACCACATCAGCATTTTCCAGCAACGCAACGGCACCAAAACTGCCGTAACGAGCGTGTACGGCGCAAACCAATGCCACCAGCGCATCCAGCTCCGTGGCGGGCAGGTGCCGATGATAGTGCTTGATATGGATGAGCAAAGGGGCGCAGCAAGGGCCTAGTACATCCTTGTGGCGTAGCACGCAGCCCATGGCGGCCTGATAATAAGCCACGCCTACCGCCTCAAGGATCGACTCCAGATCATCACACAAGGCGGAGTCGGATGTGCCGATCAGACAGGACACGCCGCGTGCAGATTGATCCTTGATGGCCAACAGGAACTCCACGAACGCCTGCATATCCAAGTGACGCTTGAGCAGCGGGATTTTTTCTATCAGATACGCCGCGACAAAGGCGCTGTTGCGTTCCAATTCAAGAATGCCGGGCAAGAACCACGCCCATTCCTCAGCGCTGAGTTCAAGTACATGGCCATGATGCTTAAGTACATTGTTGACCAGTACATCATCGCAGGCGGCAATTCGCGACAGTAATTCACCTACCGCCGTCGCAAGCTCGACGCCATGTAACTGCTCAAGGCAGTTGATTGCAACTTCATAAGCGTCGATGTAAGTAGCCAGTACTTCACGCATACGCATTTCCCCTCATACCAACCGGTGATGGTTGCAAAAGCTCTGATGATCAGCCTCTCGGCCTGCTTCGACTGGCGTGATAAATGGCGACTAGTCGTGTGTAGGGCTTGCGCTCAGTAAGGGACTGTTGGGTTTTGTGACCAGTGCCAGCCGTACCGTCAGCATCAGCAACGAAAGGAGATGACTGAGGATCAGCGCCACCCATAGACCGACTACGCCTTGATCCATGTTGAATGCCAAGTGATATCCACCGGCCACGCCGACCAACCAGGCGGTAGCGGTATTGATAAGGAAGGGCACCTTGGTAT from Pseudomonas beijingensis includes the following:
- a CDS encoding sensor domain-containing protein; this translates as MDTSSSAPLASYIDLLLDAVCAVDGQGRFVFVSAACERIFGYTPQELIGQPMIDLVHPADRQRTLEAAREIMEGEPKLNFENRYLRKDGRVVHILWSARWSPVDQLRIAVARDITERKQAESRQAALYAISEAAHAAADLLALFKRIHLIIGEWLPALNFSVALYDEQCSQLNFPYHVDDREGQPELPGTVTGRLCAEVIRSGQPILLTPGCSQLPAGFDDLVAQPDAPCWLGVPLNSQSGTIGALIVKSAPDNERYTEQDKELLQYVCVQITIAIERKQLHARLQHMAQYDQLTQVPNRELLRERFKCALATARAASGRMALLYIDLDRFKQVNDTYGHGVGDMLLQAVANRIKGCIRDTDTVARIGGDEFVVLLHSIQALEDAHRVQEKIRHALAQPLRLDGHCLSIEPSIGVACFPEHGTEDVALFRHADEAMYAAKRHNHRAFGI
- a CDS encoding DUF4142 domain-containing protein yields the protein MSRMASFFRTTSVIVLMGLGANSAWAQSPAEFINDASAKGMADIEASRMAHGKAESREVKDYTIMVINDRTTANQHLAKIAKKLDLPVAPREEVADKAKTLMPQVKEGESFEAAYAASQVKATEEAIAQIQQQAQTTEVPEIKAFADETLPKLQTHLEMARALQASR
- a CDS encoding low affinity iron permease family protein; translated protein: MTFAKIAQKLALWAGSPKTFLGAIVLLALWAASGPFFGFNDTWQLIINTSTTIITFLMVFLIQNTQNRDTDILHLKVDELLRATKEAQNAMLGLESLDLKQLEALRKHYQAMGQGEAKNLEGLEKDSKVDLNQC